In Homo sapiens chromosome 15 genomic patch of type FIX, GRCh38.p14 PATCHES HG2280_PATCH, one DNA window encodes the following:
- the LOC124903544 gene encoding uncharacterized protein LOC124903544, whose product MGPKRSAGDAGSHLRAQRLGREVPAAPKPAPRQGARETRPPPPPTQASHSGAGQTREKGARSPRLGNRGLSRAGSPLSRDSGRLLSALALPREAATGRLTVMLQWSVSCGGGSWFLWKIEANNFSLALNPHTDILLSPLAGGARKSSLVSVCSQLISSSIDCVSRIPPN is encoded by the exons ATGGGCCCCAAAAGGTCTGCGGGCGACGCGGGCTCCCACCTCAGGGCGCAGCGACTGGGGCGAGAGGTGCCGGCAGCCCCCAAGCCAGCCCCGCGGCAAGGAGCCAGAGAGACGcgccctccccctcctcccacgcAAGCCTCACACAGCGGGGCGGGCCAGACGCGGGAGAAAGGGGCGCGCTCGCCCCGCCTGGGGAACCGGGGCCTCTCCCGGGCAGGCTCGCCTTTGTCCCGGGACTCTGGGCGCCTCCTCTCCGCCCTCGCCCTGCCCCGTGAGGCCGCCACTGGGCGCCTCACCGTGATGTTGCAGTGGAGCGTGAGCTGCGGCGGCGGCTCCTGGTTCTTGTGGAAGATAGAGGCCAACAACTTCAGCTTGGCCTTGAACCCTCACACGGACATTTTACTCTCACCTCTGGCGGGAGGGGCGCGGAAG agTTCATTAGTTTCTGTTTGCTCTCAGTTAATATCCAGCTCAATAGATTGTGTAAGTAGAATACCCCCAAACTGA